The window GGTCCGTCCGAACCGCAATATCGCCCACTTCCGCAGTAAGCCCCAGCATGGCCGTTTGACTTGCCACCACAAAGGTATCGGAGATGGCAATGGCCGGTACAACAGCGGCATCCAACTTGCCGTTAGCATCCAGCACCGGAATGTTCCCCCCGGCAGTGCCGGTATTTTTGGATGCCGCCGTGCCGGCGTCTGTAATCTTTGCCAAGGTTAGGCCGGGTATATCGGCAGCACTTAAGTTTGTAGCGCTTGTAACTCTTCCTTTAGCGTCTACCGTTACTTTGGTGTACGTACCGGCAGTGACCCCGCTATTAGCCAAGAGAATCTCTATCTCTTTATTGGCGCTCCCGTCAAAGCTGGTGGAACCGGATGCATCGCCTGACAGGGATAGGGTCCGGGCTGTTTTTAGTTTGCTTGCACTGGCGGCATTGGCAGGTAGTTCTGAACTGGCATTCAATTTCAGAATTTTATTTGCTGCTGCGGTGGTTACTACATCCGATAAAGGTACCGCCCCGATCTCCTCAGGACTTATGGAAGCCGGATCCGGGTTGATCAGGACTTTATCCGTACCATTGCCTAAATATAATTTACCTGTATCTAAAACAAAGGCCGGTTCGCCTGCTTCCAGGCTTAAACCGGATAAATTTACGTTGTTGCCCCTTTTAAGTTTTATTGTAACCATATTTTCTGCTCCTCTCTTTAATATTCCCCGCCATCCACCGTGAGGCCCGTAGGTTCATTCCCATCAAAATCCCCTCCGTTAATGGGCATATAATTTAAAAAATCTTTCAACTGCTGAAACTCGGTCAAATGTACGGCAAGATCGGTTTTTGTAGCAACATTTTGGTCAATCAAATCCAGATTTTCGTTATAAGCTTGCCGGGTAACCGTTTCATTCCCCAGTGGTTTTTTAAGTCCCAAATTGGATGTTGTCGTAGGCATAGGCTCCCTCCTCGTTGTTTTAAAAGCACCCTAACGGGTGCTTACGCTAATAAACTTCGCCGGTAATCTCTTCAAATTCGGCACCGGTAATCATATTGAACTGTACATACTTACGGACCTGATCCACACCGGCCCACCTTTTTTCAAAATAATATTTTACCCGCTCAAAGTGACTCATACATCCTCCTCCACTCCTCTAAGATGTAAGGTTAATCCGCTAACCAACCCCCGGTTTCAAATTCATCCCAGGTTAAATTCCTGGCGTCCAACTGGTCCCAGGTTAAGTTTTTGGCATCCAGTTCATCCCAAATCAGGTATCTGAATTCATATTTAATGGTTAAATGGGCCGGTTTAATTTCTTCCAGGGCTGACTTCAAATCCTCAATATTGGGCGGTATGCCCCGGGTGTCGATAAATTTTACCGTGAACTGGTAAAGGGAAGGTTGTTCCGTCACCTCTACCGTGCCGCCGTCGTAGGACTCGGCAACGTTCTTGATGAGGCTGATGGTTACCGTCCCAATGCCGCGAATCCGGGATTTTATAACCGACCTGCGCTGGTCGTTCGGCTTGCCCGCCGTGGACATAATATTTAATTCCTGCTCCCAGCGGTCCAGTCCCCAGGTGGCGGTATTTACAAAAAACTGGTTCAGGACTTCATCCATGGCCTTCCGAAGGCGGTCCAGTTCCATGCCTTCGGCCTCCAGCAGGCTTCTTGTCATCCTGGAAGTTTCGTAAAAACGGGGCAGGTAGGTTAACATCTCCTGCCCCCGAACACTGTTGATGGGGTAAACGTTCATGCCAGCGTCACCGTCCCTTTTACAGCCACCTGGCCTTGATCGATTGCCACATTGGCGGTTCCCTCGTTCACCGTCATGCCGGTATAATCCTGAACCCCTTCGGTGTCCAGCAGCAGGGATCCGATTCGTACATAACGGGCCGTGGGATCCGCCGCAAAAGCAATGCTTCCGAGGTATTCATCCAAAGACTTCTCAAAGGAAGCCTGCACCTCCGCCAGGGTTTTGGCACCCGTAAGGATGACGGTGGCGGATACATGCACATCGACGGGTTCTGCAGAAACCACGGTTACTTTTGCCCCAATAGGAGCTTTGCCTTCGCCCCCTCCCGGTGAGGGTGATATATAATCCTGCACTTTGCTGACAATTGGTTCCACGGCAGGCTTTTTATCGGTACCCAGCAGTACCACCTTCACCGTTCCCGCCCCGTCCGCCAGGGGAAGGACCTGTACTCCGCCAACCCCCGGCACTTCCAGTGCCCAGTTGACATAATCGGCTTTGTTGCCGCTGGTGCCCGGCGTACGGACTTTGGCGTAGAACCGGGATAACAGGGTGGCGTCATCCTCCTCATCGGCCCCGCCGGTCAGGGCCTGGTTATTCAGTACCGCCGAGATACCACCCACCGGCGTAATCATGATGTTAATGGTTCCCGCACCTACGTTGCCGTCCTTTCCGGCCTGCACGGCTTCAAGATCGGCATACCCGACGCCGGTTGAGTCAATAACCTCTTCGGAAACGGTGATAAACTCCGTAGAAGGGTTATTGGTGGCCGGATCGGCCGGCGTGGCCACCACGGTTCCGGCAGGGACGACGGTGCCCGCCGTTCCGTTAAATTTGATTTGCCCGGTGGCCTTTACCGCCTGCCGCCGGGTAATGCCGTGTTCGTCGCAGCGCAAATCCAGGTAGGGCCCAAAGGTGGTGCCCGCAAAGCCCCTTTGCAAAACCTCCTGTCCCCAGAGAGCAGCCAGGGCCAGCTCGATGGCGGCCGGCGACAGGGCGTCCCAAATAAAGCTTCCCTCGGATTTATCCATATCCGCAGGTACGTTTTCCAGCATGCGCTGCCGGATGGCGTCTAGGGTTTGATCGT is drawn from Desulforamulus ruminis DSM 2154 and contains these coding sequences:
- a CDS encoding XkdX family protein, translated to MSHFERVKYYFEKRWAGVDQVRKYVQFNMITGAEFEEITGEVY
- a CDS encoding YmfQ family protein, translating into MNVYPINSVRGQEMLTYLPRFYETSRMTRSLLEAEGMELDRLRKAMDEVLNQFFVNTATWGLDRWEQELNIMSTAGKPNDQRRSVIKSRIRGIGTVTISLIKNVAESYDGGTVEVTEQPSLYQFTVKFIDTRGIPPNIEDLKSALEEIKPAHLTIKYEFRYLIWDELDAKNLTWDQLDARNLTWDEFETGGWLAD
- a CDS encoding baseplate J/gp47 family protein, with product MTTLPDYLNDQTLDAIRQRMLENVPADMDKSEGSFIWDALSPAAIELALAALWGQEVLQRGFAGTTFGPYLDLRCDEHGITRRQAVKATGQIKFNGTAGTVVPAGTVVATPADPATNNPSTEFITVSEEVIDSTGVGYADLEAVQAGKDGNVGAGTINIMITPVGGISAVLNNQALTGGADEEDDATLLSRFYAKVRTPGTSGNKADYVNWALEVPGVGGVQVLPLADGAGTVKVVLLGTDKKPAVEPIVSKVQDYISPSPGGGEGKAPIGAKVTVVSAEPVDVHVSATVILTGAKTLAEVQASFEKSLDEYLGSIAFAADPTARYVRIGSLLLDTEGVQDYTGMTVNEGTANVAIDQGQVAVKGTVTLA